AAAAATAAATTTTCAAATAAATTTTCTGTAGCTTCTTTTGTAAGAGGTTCACCTGGTCTCATTACTCGATAAATTTCCATTAATGCACTTATTCTGTCGTTTGATGAGTCAATACGAAGCGTTTCTGAGATGTATGGACCATGATCTAAATCATTAGTGAAAAGTGTTTCAATACATGAAAAATTTAATTCACGTAATTTATTTAGCGTGTCTAAAGATAATTCTGTATTAGCTGAAATAATTATTTCTTTTGTTATTGGGTTTAAATAATTTTTTGAAACTATTCTTCCTAAAATATATTCTACTGGAACTATAATTGATTTAATTTTACATTTTTTTAATTCTTGTATATGTCTTGCGGTAATTCTGCGACCTTTTTTTACATAGATTTTTCCATCTTTTTCAATATTAAAAGAAGCAGTTTCACCTCTTAATCTTTCTGAAACTAATTCTAATTCAATTTTTTCATTATTTATTTTAAAAATATTTTTTTCAAAAAATAAATTTAATATTTCTTCTGTATTATAATTAAGAGCGCGTAAAATAATAGTTACAGGTAATTTTCTTCGTCTGTCAATTCGAACAAATAAAATATCTTTTGGATCAAACTCAAAATCTAACCAAGATCCTCTATAAGGAATAATACGGGCATTATATAGAACTTTTCCAGAAGAATGTGTCTTCCCTTTATCGCTATCAAAAAATACACCAGGACTTCTATGTAATTGTGAAACAACAACTCTTTCTGTACCATTAATTATAAAAGTTCCATTATTTGTCATTAATGGTATTTCACCCATATATACTTCTTGTTCTTTAATATCTTTCACTGTCGGTTCTAATATATCTCGCTCATAAATCACTAATCTTAATTTTACTCTTAACGGAGCAGAATAAGTAGCTCCTCGTATTTGGCATTCCTTTACGTCAAATGTTGCCTCGCCTAATCGATAACTTACATATTGTAATTCAGAATTACCATTGTAACCGCATATGGGGAATACTGATTGAAAAGCAGCTTCTAATCCATACTGTCCTTCTGGATCTATTTTAATAAATTTTTTGTAAGAGTTAAGTTGAATCGAAAGAAGATATGGTATATCTAAAATTTTAGGACGTTTTCCAAAATCTTTACGAATGCGTTTTTTTTCGGTATAAGAGTAAACCATAGAATTCCTATGCTTGTTGATAGAAAAATAAAAATTTATGCTATTGTCTTTTAATCTGGAAAAAAGAGATGTTTTTTGTTTTAATTATTTGTTTTAAAAATATTGTTTAAAAATTTTAAATATTCTTTATTATACAAAAGGGCTGGTGAATTAAAAACACCAGCCTATATGGAAAGTTAATTAAATTAAAATATATAATTTTATTTAATTTCGATTTCAGCACCAACATCTTCTAAAGTTTTTTTAAGTGATTCTGCATCTTTTTTGTTAATATTTTCTTTTATAACAGTTGGTGCAGATTCTACTAAATCTTTAGCTTCTTTAAGCCCTAAACCAGTAGCGCTACGCACGCTCTTAATAACCGAGACTTTATTGGGCCCAATAGCTTTTAAAAAAACATCAAATTCTGTTTTTTCTTCAGCATCTTTTTTTTCATTTCTGCTATTAGACTGTATAGACATATTTGCAGAAACTTCAAATTTTTTTTCCATCGCTGAGATAAGTTCTACAATATTCATAACAGACATTTCTGATATAGCTTCTAAAATTTGTTCTTTAGTAATAGACATAACAATAATTCCTAATAACAGTTATAATTATTTTAGATGCTGATAAATACATCAAAAATAATAACCTCTTTTTAAGAGGTTTCTTTTTTTTGTTTTATAGCAGATAATGTATAAATAAGTTTTCCAGCAGCTGATATTTTTAAGACTAATAAAAGTTTTGATATTGCTTCTTCATAAGTCGGCATATCTGCAAGTTGATTAATTTCTGCATTAGATAATAGTTTACCTTCAAATACTGCTCCTGTAATTTTAAATTGTTTATTTTTTTTTTCAAATTTTTTGAATAATCGAACTCCACTACCTGGATGATCTATAGAATAAGCTATAAAAGTAGAACCTTTTATAATTCTCTTTAAACACTCAAAACTTGTATTCTTAATTGCTAAAGATAGTAAAGTATTTTGAACAATACTCATTTTTACGTTTAATTTACGTCCTGACTTTCTTAATTGATTTATTTGATTTACAGAAATTCCTTGAGAGTCAGCGATTACAGCTGATAAAGCTGAATTAGAAATTTGATGTATTTTAGAAACAATTGTTTTTTTTTTGTTAAGGTTTAACGCCATTTTATCGTATTCTCCTCTATTTTAATTTAGAGAAAATATGTTTTTATTAAGTATACTAATTAAAAGAAATCATTGGGATTAGTATTATTGTTTCTTTGTGATTATAAAAAATTTATTAAAATAAATTTTTAATGTTTTTAAAAGGGGATACCATTATAAATAATTTTTTTTATATCGTAAAGTAAAACATATTTTTATAAAGATAGATTTGATTGGTCTAAAGTTAATCCAGCCCCCATAGTGCTAGATAAAACAATTTTTTTAATGTATATTCCTTTTGATTTTGGTGGTTTTGCTTTTTTTATAGACTCTAAAAAAGCATTGAAATTGTCTTTAATCTGATTTTTTTCAAAATTAATTCTTCCGATAGTAGCATGAACAATGCCATTTTTATCATTTCGATAACAAATCTGTCCTGTTTTTGCATTTTTAATTGCTTCAGCAAGGTTTGTTGTAACTGTGCCTAATTTTGGATTAGGCATTAATCCACGAGGGCCTAATATATGACCTATTTGAGTAACGACTTTCATCGCGTCAGGTGATGCAATGACAGTATTAAAGTTAACACCTTCTTTTTGTATTTTTTGAGATAAATCTTCCATTCCGACATATTCTGCACCAGCTTTTTTAGCTATTTCAACATTTTCACCTTGAGTAAATACGGCTACTTTAATAGAGCGACCTATACCATGTGGTAATATAGTAGTCCCTCGTATATTTTGATCTGATTTTTTTGCATTTATTCCTAAATTAATAGCAACATCAATACTTTCAATGAAATTTACTTTTGATGAATTTTTTAGCAGTTCAATTAATTCATTAATATTATATATTTTTTTAATATCAACATTTTTTTTTATTAAATTCATACGTTTACTAGCTTTAATCATAACTAATCCTCAATAATTAAACCCATAGATTTAGCAGTTCCTTTAATAGATCGAATCATGCTTTGAATATTTGAACCAGTCATGTCCTTTTTTTTAATCTCAGCTATTTCTTCAATTTGAAAATTTGTAACTTTTCCTTTTGTTTCTATTTTAGGCTTACTAGATCCTGATTTAATTCCAGCAGCTTTTTTTAATAAGATAGAAGCTGGCGGTGTTTTTGTAATAAAAGTAAATGAACGATCTGAATACACTGTTATAATTACTGGTATTGGTAAACCTTTTTCTAAATTCTCTGTCTTTGCATTAAATAATTTGCAAAATTCCATGATATTTACTCCTTTTTGGCCCAATGCAGGACCTATTGGAGGACTTGGATTCGCCATTCCAGCAGATACTTGAAGTTTTATATAAGATTGTACTTTTTTTGCCATATTCATATTCTCTTGGATAAAAATATTTTTAATTTTTTTCAACTTGTCGAAAATCTAATTCTACAGGAGTAGATCTTCCGAAAATAGACACAGATACTTTTAATCTACTTTTTTCGTAATCCACTTCTTCAACAACTCCATTAAAATCTGCAAAAGGACCATCATTAACTCGAATCATTTCTCCAGGTTCGAATAAAGTTTTAGGTCTTGGTTTATCGCCAATCTGACGAAGTCTATTAATAATAGTTTCTACTTCTTTATTACTAATTGGTGATGGTTTATCTGATTTACCTCCGATAAAACCTAGAACTCTAGGAATATTTCTAATTAAATGCCATGTTGTATCTGTCATAATCATTTGAATTAATACATATCCTGGAAAAAATTTATATTCACTTTTTCTGCGTTGACCACCTCTAATTTCAACAACTTCCTCGGAAGGAACCATTACTTCTCCAAAAAAATCTTGCATTTTATTTAATTTTACATATTCTTGTATTGATTGAGCAACGCGTCCTTCAAAACCAGAGTAAGCTTGTAAAACATACCATTTTTTCTTTGAACTTTCGTACATTTTTTATAACCTTGAACTATTTTTATAACTTTAAACTAATAAAAAATGCTATTAAACGGAATATAACATTATCTATACCCCATAAAACTAGCGACATAAATATTGTCACAAAAATAATGATAAATGTAGTATATAAAGTTTCTTTATATTTAGGCCACATTATTTTTTGCATTTCACTTTTTGATGCTTTTATATATAATAGAATAGATTTTCCTTTTTCTGTATAAATTAAAGTGCAAATTGTACAAATAATTAAAAAAATTATTAATGAAGTTTGAATAAAAAAGTTTATTTTAGTTAAACAATATTTAATCAAAACGCATAAAATAAAATTTATACATATAAAAATCCACTTTATTTTTTCTGTATTTCTAAAATTTTTTTTACTAGAAATTGGCATATGAATAGTTTCTCCTGAAAACTATAAAAAATGAAATACTCAAAAATATATTAGAATTCTGAATATCAAATTTTTTATAGTAAACACTTTAAAAATACTTTAAAAATTAAAATTTTTTAAAGATATATTAATTTTAGGATTTATAAAATTTTACATTAGGTGAGATTTTTGGATTGAATATTATTTTTGAATTTTTATTTTTAAAATGCTGATACCCAGATTTGAACTGGGGACCTCACCCTTACCAAGGGTGTGCTCTTCCTGCTGAGCTATATCAGCAGCAAATTTTTGAGCGGTCAGCGGGAATCGAACCCGCATCATCAGCTTGGAAGGCTGAGGTAATATCCATTATACGATGTCCGCATTTTTAAGTTTTTGGTGGGAGAAGGATTCGAACCTTCGAAGTCTTAGACGGCAGATTTACAGTCTGCTCCCTTTGGCCGCTCGGGAACCCCACCTTTAATGATATTTGCCGGCTACCGGAATCGAACTGGTGACCTACTGATTACAAGTCAGTTGCTCTACCTGCTGAGCTAAGCCGGCTTTTTAAGGATTTTTTTCAATTAATAAAAATACATTTTTCTTTCTAACATTATATGTTGTTTCTTTTTTATTGCAAGTTTTTTTAAAAAATAATTTCTGTGTTAAATTATCAGCAAATTAAATACAATAATGTAGAAGTATATAATTGCATTCGTAATGTTTACGAAATATTTTTTAACAATTTTATTTTTCCTGAAGAGTTAATAAAATCTATTTCAGGTTCTAGCAATATTTTAAATTTTTTTAAAATAGATTTTTGTATTATTTTAGCTAGTATTAAAATCTCTTTTGGGTTGGCTGTGTTTCGATTAATTAATATAAGTTTTTGTTTTTTGTAAATAGCTGCGTCTCCGATTTGAATTTTATTAAAATTACATTTTTCAATTAGCCAAGCAGCTGAAATTTTTATAGATCCGTTAATATAAAAATAGTGTGGTATATTCACATATAAAGATAAAATTTTTTTTGTGTCTTTTTTGGAGATAATAGGGTTTTTAAAAAAACTACCTGCATTTCCTAACTTATTAAGATTAGGTAACTTTTTTTTTCTTATTTTACATATATTATTGTATATTTCATATGGGTTTATTTGGTTTATACTTATATTTTTTAAAAGTGCATCAAAGATAATAGGCTTCCATTTTTTTAATATTTTTATACCCACTGCAATCACTGCATATCCTTGTGTGTATTTATGTTTGAAAATACTATCACGATAAGAAAATTTACATAGATTTTTTTCAATTCTTATTATTTTTTTATGTTTTAAAGAAATAATATCAACATATTGACATATATTTTGAAATTCTAAACCATATGCACCAATATTTTGAATTGCAGCAGAACCTAAACAACCCGGAATCAACGCTAAGTTTTCTAATCCAAAGAAACCCATTCTTAAAGTGTATTTAACTAAATCATGCCATTTTTCTCCAGAAAAAACATGTAGCAACCAGTGATGTTTTTTTTCTTTAATTTTAATTCCTTTGATTCTATTGATAATAACTATTCCTTTGTAGTTTTCTAAAAATAATACGTTGCTACCTTCTCCTAAAATAACATAAGGAATATTAGATGAATAACATTTTTGACAAATATCAATTAATGATTTAATGGTTCTGATAAAAATAATTCTTTTTGCTGTTACATCTATGGAAAATGTGTTTAAATCTTTTAAAGATTTTTGATAGATTTGATTTTTATACATATAAATTTTTAAATGTTATTGATACTATTTAAAAGAAATATTATTTTCAATATAAAAATCATATATTTATTTATGATATTATATGAAATTAAAGTATTTTAATGGAGTTTTTAAAATGAGTTTTTTAAAAAGCACATATTATCAAGATATAATGAATCAAAAATTAAATAATTTAAATAATAAAATACAATGTTCTTTTGAATTTTTTCCTGCTAAAAGTATAGATTTAGAAAAAAAATTACTTTCTTCCGCTGTTAAGTTAAGTCAATTACAACCATTTTTTTTTTCCGTTACTTATGGAGCAAATAGTGGTGAGCGAAAAAAAACATATGATATTGTAAAAAAAATACATCAGAAAACAGGTATTGTAACTGCACCGCACTTAACTTGTGTTGATTCAACACCAGATGAGTTAGAAAAGATAGCAAAATTTTATTGGGAAAATGGCATTCGAAGTGTATTTGCATTAAGAGGAGATTCTTACAATACAGATCATCCACATACTATGTATGCTTACGATTTAGTTGTCTTATTAAAAAAAA
This portion of the Buchnera aphidicola (Aphis gossypii) genome encodes:
- the rplL gene encoding 50S ribosomal protein L7/L12 — translated: MSITKEQILEAISEMSVMNIVELISAMEKKFEVSANMSIQSNSRNEKKDAEEKTEFDVFLKAIGPNKVSVIKSVRSATGLGLKEAKDLVESAPTVIKENINKKDAESLKKTLEDVGAEIEIK
- the rplJ gene encoding 50S ribosomal protein L10; this translates as MALNLNKKKTIVSKIHQISNSALSAVIADSQGISVNQINQLRKSGRKLNVKMSIVQNTLLSLAIKNTSFECLKRIIKGSTFIAYSIDHPGSGVRLFKKFEKKNKQFKITGAVFEGKLLSNAEINQLADMPTYEEAISKLLLVLKISAAGKLIYTLSAIKQKKETS
- the rplA gene encoding 50S ribosomal protein L1, with the protein product MIKASKRMNLIKKNVDIKKIYNINELIELLKNSSKVNFIESIDVAINLGINAKKSDQNIRGTTILPHGIGRSIKVAVFTQGENVEIAKKAGAEYVGMEDLSQKIQKEGVNFNTVIASPDAMKVVTQIGHILGPRGLMPNPKLGTVTTNLAEAIKNAKTGQICYRNDKNGIVHATIGRINFEKNQIKDNFNAFLESIKKAKPPKSKGIYIKKIVLSSTMGAGLTLDQSNLSL
- the rplK gene encoding 50S ribosomal protein L11; the protein is MAKKVQSYIKLQVSAGMANPSPPIGPALGQKGVNIMEFCKLFNAKTENLEKGLPIPVIITVYSDRSFTFITKTPPASILLKKAAGIKSGSSKPKIETKGKVTNFQIEEIAEIKKKDMTGSNIQSMIRSIKGTAKSMGLIIED
- the nusG gene encoding transcription termination/antitermination protein NusG, whose protein sequence is MYESSKKKWYVLQAYSGFEGRVAQSIQEYVKLNKMQDFFGEVMVPSEEVVEIRGGQRRKSEYKFFPGYVLIQMIMTDTTWHLIRNIPRVLGFIGGKSDKPSPISNKEVETIINRLRQIGDKPRPKTLFEPGEMIRVNDGPFADFNGVVEEVDYEKSRLKVSVSIFGRSTPVELDFRQVEKN
- the secE gene encoding preprotein translocase subunit SecE; protein product: MHMPISSKKNFRNTEKIKWIFICINFILCVLIKYCLTKINFFIQTSLIIFLIICTICTLIYTEKGKSILLYIKASKSEMQKIMWPKYKETLYTTFIIIFVTIFMSLVLWGIDNVIFRLIAFFISLKL
- the murB gene encoding UDP-N-acetylmuramate dehydrogenase, yielding MYKNQIYQKSLKDLNTFSIDVTAKRIIFIRTIKSLIDICQKCYSSNIPYVILGEGSNVLFLENYKGIVIINRIKGIKIKEKKHHWLLHVFSGEKWHDLVKYTLRMGFFGLENLALIPGCLGSAAIQNIGAYGLEFQNICQYVDIISLKHKKIIRIEKNLCKFSYRDSIFKHKYTQGYAVIAVGIKILKKWKPIIFDALLKNISINQINPYEIYNNICKIRKKKLPNLNKLGNAGSFFKNPIISKKDTKKILSLYVNIPHYFYINGSIKISAAWLIEKCNFNKIQIGDAAIYKKQKLILINRNTANPKEILILAKIIQKSILKKFKILLEPEIDFINSSGKIKLLKNIS